A single window of Chitinophaga sp. XS-30 DNA harbors:
- a CDS encoding TraG family conjugative transposon ATPase translates to MVVMLMIGMVVVAALILQEKAPRQKTRQMEAHFPLYKVEDDAVLSKQGDVTVGFRLALPEIFTLSNEEYEALHHVWLRAIKILPAGCIVHKQDWFVEDTYQPDTAEEKSFLSAASDRFFNERPFLAHQTYVFVTRKDIHRRPASSVLSNLLRPALIATGKMEQRQYDEFKEKTAQFEKLLAEGGFITPVRLSTDEWCGTDRHTGILERYCGLLEEKELPGVTDIEFKPEFRIGSKYCQLYTLSDVDNLPSICGPRVNYDAYSTDKTRFSVSFAAPIGQLLHCNHVYNQVLVIEDTSKTLKKMEARRRRLQSLSRYSRENAINLDATNAYLNESIAHQRTPVRAHFSLLAWTEDRNQLTELRNRVSAALAQMDALPYQETASAAQLYWACLPGNIADLPLNETFESFMEQATCFLSQETGYESSVSSFGIRLGDRQTGKPVLTDLSDLPMKLGWTSARNRFILGPSGSGKSFFTNHMVRSYYEQGTHIVLIDVGHSYKGLCDLVGGYYFTYSEDNPIKFNPFYIEPGDTLDTEKKESIKTLLLSLWKKDTEGFTRSEYIALSNLLGGYYEHLDNHPEIFPCFNSFYEFLRDHYLEVFRRDNLKERDFNASNFMYVMRSFYQGGEFDYLLNATENLNLLHQPLVIFELDAIKENAILLPAVTLIIMQVFISKMRKLKGVRKMILIEEAWKAIAREGMAEYIKYLFKTVRKFFGEAIVVTQEVEDIISSPVVKQAIINNSDCKILLDQTKYQNKFGLIQELLGITDKQKAEIFSLNKNKEPGRVYKEVWIDLGGHSKVYRIEVSPEEYYIYTTEQKEKVLVEKYTEKYGSIRAGVKALVADLKNKAA, encoded by the coding sequence ATGGTAGTGATGCTGATGATAGGGATGGTGGTGGTGGCGGCGCTTATCCTGCAGGAGAAAGCGCCCCGGCAAAAGACCAGGCAGATGGAGGCTCATTTTCCGCTCTATAAAGTAGAGGACGATGCTGTACTCTCCAAACAGGGCGATGTAACCGTGGGCTTCCGCCTGGCACTGCCGGAGATATTCACCCTATCCAACGAAGAGTACGAAGCCCTGCATCATGTATGGCTACGGGCAATTAAAATACTTCCCGCCGGTTGCATTGTACACAAACAGGATTGGTTTGTGGAAGACACGTACCAGCCCGATACCGCAGAAGAAAAGTCCTTCCTCTCGGCAGCAAGCGATCGCTTTTTTAACGAGCGTCCGTTTTTAGCGCATCAAACCTATGTTTTTGTGACCCGCAAAGACATTCATCGAAGGCCAGCCAGTTCTGTCCTATCCAATTTGCTGCGGCCAGCACTCATCGCCACGGGCAAAATGGAACAGCGCCAGTACGATGAGTTCAAGGAGAAGACCGCGCAATTTGAAAAGCTGCTGGCAGAGGGTGGATTCATTACCCCTGTACGTCTTTCTACCGATGAATGGTGCGGCACCGATAGGCATACCGGCATATTGGAACGCTATTGTGGCTTGCTGGAAGAAAAGGAACTGCCGGGCGTGACCGATATTGAGTTCAAACCCGAATTCCGTATCGGCTCAAAGTATTGTCAGCTATACACGCTCAGTGATGTGGACAATCTGCCCTCCATTTGCGGTCCCCGGGTGAATTACGATGCGTATTCAACAGATAAAACGCGGTTCAGCGTGAGTTTTGCTGCCCCAATTGGCCAGCTTCTGCATTGCAACCATGTGTACAACCAGGTGCTGGTAATTGAGGACACTAGCAAGACCCTCAAAAAAATGGAGGCCCGCAGAAGGCGGTTGCAATCCCTATCCCGCTACAGCCGCGAAAACGCGATCAATCTAGATGCCACCAATGCCTACCTCAACGAATCCATTGCGCACCAGCGCACGCCGGTACGGGCGCATTTTTCGCTGCTGGCCTGGACGGAAGACAGGAACCAGCTCACCGAACTCCGCAACCGGGTATCGGCTGCCCTCGCACAGATGGACGCGCTGCCTTACCAGGAGACAGCTTCCGCTGCGCAATTGTATTGGGCCTGCCTACCCGGCAATATCGCCGACCTGCCGCTGAACGAAACTTTTGAATCCTTCATGGAGCAGGCCACCTGCTTTCTGTCGCAGGAAACAGGGTATGAAAGTTCGGTCAGTTCCTTCGGCATCCGCCTCGGAGATCGCCAGACAGGCAAACCCGTACTGACGGACCTGAGCGACCTTCCGATGAAGCTGGGATGGACATCGGCACGGAACCGCTTCATTCTGGGACCCAGTGGATCAGGTAAGAGCTTTTTCACCAATCACATGGTACGCTCTTACTATGAACAGGGCACGCACATCGTGTTGATCGATGTAGGACACAGCTACAAGGGACTTTGTGATCTGGTAGGAGGTTATTATTTTACCTATTCAGAGGATAATCCTATAAAGTTTAATCCATTTTATATTGAGCCGGGAGATACGCTGGATACAGAAAAGAAGGAAAGCATTAAAACCCTACTGTTGTCTTTATGGAAAAAAGACACCGAAGGTTTTACGCGCAGCGAATACATCGCGCTGTCTAACTTACTGGGAGGCTATTACGAACACTTAGACAATCATCCGGAAATCTTTCCCTGCTTTAATAGTTTCTATGAATTCCTTCGGGATCATTATTTAGAAGTATTCCGGCGCGACAACCTGAAAGAGAGGGATTTTAATGCGAGCAATTTTATGTATGTCATGCGCTCTTTCTATCAGGGTGGAGAATTTGATTATTTGCTCAACGCGACGGAAAACCTGAACCTGCTGCATCAGCCACTGGTGATCTTTGAACTGGACGCAATTAAGGAGAACGCTATCCTCCTGCCAGCCGTGACTTTGATCATAATGCAGGTCTTCATTTCAAAGATGCGAAAGCTGAAAGGCGTACGTAAGATGATTCTCATAGAAGAGGCCTGGAAAGCCATTGCGCGGGAAGGTATGGCGGAGTATATTAAATATTTGTTTAAGACAGTACGTAAATTTTTTGGAGAAGCGATAGTAGTGACGCAAGAAGTAGAGGATATCATCTCGTCTCCCGTTGTTAAACAGGCAATTATCAATAACAGTGACTGTAAGATACTGCTGGACCAAACCAAGTACCAGAATAAATTTGGACTTATTCAGGAACTGTTGGGTATTACGGATAAACAGAAAGCTGAGATCTTTTCACTCAATAAGAACAAAGAACCCGGCAGGGTGTACAAGGAAGTGTGGATCGACCTGGGCGGTCACTCAAAGGTATATCGCATCGAAGTAAGTCCGGAAGAATATTACATCTATACTACGGAACAGAAGGAAAAAGTATTGGTAGAAAAATATACGGAAAAGTATGGATCAATACGGGCGGGGGTGAAGGCGCTGGTGGCAGATTTAAAGAACAAAGCAGCCTGA
- a CDS encoding DUF4133 domain-containing protein, producing the protein MSTVYNVNKGINKPLEFKGLKAQYILYLGAGLVALLLVFAVLYMTGVSPYLCIAIVCGCGGVLITRMYALSHKYGEYGLMKKLAEKQLPDAVCGRSRKCFRALRHHK; encoded by the coding sequence ATGAGTACCGTGTACAACGTCAATAAGGGTATAAACAAACCGCTGGAGTTCAAAGGGCTGAAAGCACAGTATATACTGTACCTCGGGGCGGGACTGGTGGCGCTCCTGCTGGTTTTTGCGGTGCTGTATATGACGGGGGTATCACCTTACCTGTGCATTGCAATTGTGTGCGGTTGTGGAGGCGTATTGATAACCCGCATGTATGCATTAAGTCATAAGTATGGTGAGTACGGGTTGATGAAAAAGTTGGCGGAAAAACAACTACCCGATGCCGTTTGTGGGCGCTCCCGGAAATGCTTCCGGGCATTGCGCCACCATAAGTAA
- a CDS encoding DUF4134 domain-containing protein — protein sequence MKKCEKEKKVRPGRLLIRPLTSKHRIQRAWMLILTVLICSSAIQVMAQSGEEGLLQAYTEVSGYFDTGTDLMYAVGALLGLVGAVKVFQKWNSGDQDTSKVASAWFGSCIFLIVVATVLKAFFLG from the coding sequence ATGAAAAAATGTGAAAAAGAAAAAAAAGTCAGGCCCGGCAGGTTATTGATCCGCCCGCTGACAAGTAAACACCGTATCCAACGCGCCTGGATGCTGATACTAACTGTGCTGATCTGTTCCTCTGCCATTCAGGTGATGGCACAAAGCGGTGAAGAGGGTTTACTACAGGCTTACACCGAAGTTTCCGGCTACTTTGATACGGGAACCGATCTCATGTATGCGGTGGGGGCGTTACTGGGGCTTGTGGGAGCGGTAAAAGTATTTCAGAAATGGAATAGTGGCGATCAGGATACGAGTAAAGTGGCGAGTGCGTGGTTTGGCTCCTGCATCTTTCTGATCGTAGTGGCAACGGTGTTAAAGGCATTTTTTCTCGGTTAA